A section of the bacterium genome encodes:
- a CDS encoding AgmX/PglI C-terminal domain-containing protein: MKRAFFCIVYAVLFIFTTAYSKNQIDILLEKLNSDANYKIKIASALRLGKISNGSVAPHLASAYKKQKNRAVRLSIIQAISQIPDSQALAQLIYLKNSSFLNKNEKIILAQTLWSFRNTIDAQSWVDHFQINSSQQKKLDALWVLSAVENGFVKDNIHQILKKSERPSYTAGILEVLTYFSSPTHKKLCIPYTKQKNSRISLKAKMCMESIKQPIVFKKQINQEILQTQTYAFTPQYFESHNPSKKSSNLLQSTVLASLDKSAGLAKKNSKLTDIDFKEKQIYTENFDNTSLEKLENYGGELELIRNTIKKNMHLFDTCYETLSQQDQQIKGKLNMEFEVFSSGKLDNLRYLKHSIRNKQLQKCFATNMKKIHFKQINLKSIKVQYTFSFQ, translated from the coding sequence ATGAAGCGTGCCTTTTTTTGCATTGTATATGCTGTACTATTTATATTCACGACAGCCTATTCAAAAAATCAAATTGATATTTTATTAGAAAAGCTTAATTCAGATGCCAATTATAAAATTAAAATTGCTTCTGCACTTAGGCTTGGGAAAATATCCAATGGCTCTGTTGCTCCACATTTAGCCAGCGCCTATAAAAAGCAAAAAAATAGAGCCGTAAGACTTTCAATAATACAAGCTATTTCACAAATTCCTGATAGCCAAGCTTTAGCACAGCTCATTTATTTAAAAAACTCATCCTTTCTCAACAAAAATGAAAAAATAATTCTGGCTCAAACATTGTGGAGCTTCAGAAACACGATTGATGCACAAAGTTGGGTCGATCATTTTCAAATCAACTCCAGCCAACAAAAAAAACTGGATGCTTTATGGGTTTTATCTGCTGTAGAAAATGGCTTTGTTAAAGATAATATCCATCAAATTCTTAAAAAATCAGAGCGGCCAAGCTACACAGCAGGAATATTAGAGGTTTTAACTTACTTTTCATCTCCTACACATAAAAAGCTTTGCATACCTTACACCAAACAAAAAAATTCAAGAATTAGTTTAAAAGCAAAAATGTGTATGGAATCCATTAAGCAACCCATCGTATTTAAAAAACAGATCAATCAAGAAATTTTACAAACACAGACCTATGCTTTCACGCCTCAATACTTTGAAAGTCATAACCCATCAAAGAAGTCGTCCAACTTACTTCAATCAACTGTTCTTGCCAGTCTAGATAAGAGTGCTGGATTAGCCAAGAAAAACAGTAAGTTGACAGACATTGATTTTAAAGAAAAACAAATTTACACTGAGAATTTTGATAACACATCGCTTGAAAAGCTTGAAAACTATGGTGGAGAGTTAGAATTGATTAGAAACACCATTAAAAAAAACATGCATTTATTTGATACCTGTTATGAAACTCTTTCCCAGCAGGATCAACAAATCAAAGGTAAGCTAAATATGGAGTTTGAAGTATTTTCTTCTGGTAAGCTGGATAACTTAAGGTACTTAAAACATTCTATACGCAATAAGCAGTTACAAAAATGTTTTGCAACAAACATGAAAAAAATACACTTTAAACAAATCAACCTAAAATCAATTAAAGTTCAGTATACTTTTTCTTTTCAATAA